In a genomic window of Vallitalea okinawensis:
- a CDS encoding GNAT family N-acetyltransferase, whose amino-acid sequence MDFEYKNYKLRKATKEDANGFVEISNDWNVMRYYGDSGATKDLIQAEKQVEWCNELFNNNCGRWIIVDKEINEYIGDIGFFDYETAHRKVEIGFRLMKEFWGRGIVSSFIQQLLNYGFKELNYNRVQAYVDARNEGSKRVLLKNGFTCEGILREFEYEYGGFIDLEMYSILDREFKNE is encoded by the coding sequence ATGGATTTTGAGTATAAGAATTACAAATTACGAAAAGCGACAAAGGAAGACGCTAATGGATTCGTAGAGATTAGCAATGATTGGAATGTTATGCGTTATTATGGGGACAGTGGCGCAACAAAAGATTTAATACAAGCAGAAAAACAAGTTGAATGGTGTAACGAACTATTCAATAATAACTGTGGTAGATGGATAATTGTAGATAAAGAGATTAATGAATATATTGGAGACATAGGATTTTTTGATTATGAAACCGCCCATAGGAAAGTTGAAATTGGTTTTAGATTGATGAAAGAATTTTGGGGGAGAGGTATAGTTTCTAGTTTTATTCAGCAACTTTTGAATTATGGTTTTAAAGAGCTAAATTACAATAGAGTACAAGCATATGTTGATGCAAGAAATGAAGGCTCAAAAAGAGTATTACTAAAGAATGGTTTTACTTGTGAAGGGATTTTGAGAGAATTTGAATATGAGTATGGAGGATTTATTGATCTAGAGATGTATTCAATTCTTGATAGAGAATTCAAAAACGAATAG
- a CDS encoding non-canonical purine NTP pyrophosphatase: protein MTRLLLGTKNETRKEYIKQILNDLQVEILSLDDLGITIKIKENGNNPVENSRIKAIGYYKYSNIPTLSIDTGLYIDKFPADKQPGTRVRRIYGDDSEASDEEMLNYYIEELKKCGGGSKRVWKIGITLVISHNEIYSTTLDRETMFTSLVCKKVTAGEPLNSIQIEPSTGHYQAELTHTQRKENQKELSHHINKFIATYLLREPGNIR from the coding sequence ATGACTAGATTACTTTTGGGAACAAAGAATGAAACAAGAAAAGAGTATATCAAACAAATATTGAATGATTTACAAGTAGAAATATTAAGTTTAGATGATCTAGGCATTACAATAAAGATTAAAGAGAATGGTAACAACCCTGTAGAGAATTCTAGAATTAAAGCAATAGGATATTATAAGTATTCCAATATACCAACTTTATCGATAGATACTGGATTATACATTGATAAATTCCCAGCTGATAAACAACCAGGAACTAGGGTAAGAAGAATTTATGGTGATGATAGCGAAGCTTCCGATGAAGAAATGCTTAATTATTATATTGAGGAATTAAAAAAATGTGGTGGAGGAAGTAAAAGAGTTTGGAAAATAGGTATAACATTGGTTATCTCACATAATGAAATCTATTCAACTACTTTGGATAGAGAAACCATGTTTACTTCACTGGTCTGCAAAAAAGTTACAGCAGGCGAGCCATTGAACTCAATACAGATAGAACCAAGTACAGGTCACTACCAAGCTGAACTAACTCATACTCAAAGAAAAGAAAACCAGAAAGAATTATCACACCACATTAATAAATTTATTGCTACATACTTATTAAGAGAGCCTGGGAACATCCGGTAA
- a CDS encoding Type 1 glutamine amidotransferase-like domain-containing protein, with amino-acid sequence MIVLNGGSYYPESKVIDKEWIKLISKEDLIGFVPAATVRSEKEYLDFFKKQMANYRLTNILPIDLCNGWEIANRAKVIFIAGGNTYKLMNIINTSGFSRFIEKKYKEKIFVGNSAGAVVFGEDIKTANSDDIIGLKDTKGLGIVKYSICPHYTNDEYSRLKNIALKSNNKVIGLPESSALVIDEKGERVINEIEIINPI; translated from the coding sequence ATGATTGTTTTAAATGGAGGCTCATACTATCCTGAGTCTAAAGTAATTGATAAAGAGTGGATTAAGCTTATAAGTAAAGAAGATTTAATAGGATTTGTTCCAGCAGCTACAGTTAGATCAGAAAAAGAATATTTAGATTTTTTCAAAAAACAAATGGCGAATTATAGGTTAACTAATATTCTTCCTATTGATTTATGTAATGGTTGGGAGATTGCTAATAGGGCTAAAGTTATTTTTATTGCAGGTGGTAATACATATAAATTAATGAATATTATAAATACATCAGGGTTTTCGAGGTTTATAGAAAAGAAGTATAAAGAAAAGATATTTGTAGGTAACAGTGCTGGAGCGGTAGTATTTGGAGAAGATATAAAAACCGCAAATAGTGATGATATTATTGGATTGAAAGATACAAAAGGGTTAGGAATAGTTAAATACTCTATATGCCCTCATTATACTAACGATGAATATTCAAGACTAAAGAACATCGCATTGAAGTCAAACAATAAAGTAATAGGACTACCAGAAAGTTCTGCACTAGTGATAGATGAAAAGGGTGAAAGAGTAATTAATGAAATAGAAATAATAAATCCAATATAA
- a CDS encoding TIGR04076 family protein has product MKKWYDEEYEWEIEVIGFLRGDHTERYCRNGEEVGDKYTCTYGCPVNTDGQGICSKAMMIMFPIMEAVRSGGDLENIGGTSKYSKDIVCPDGCVMFRLTAKKLRNENFYKGKFFD; this is encoded by the coding sequence ATGAAAAAATGGTATGATGAGGAGTATGAATGGGAAATCGAGGTAATAGGGTTTCTGCGTGGTGACCACACAGAGCGGTATTGCCGAAATGGCGAGGAAGTCGGAGATAAGTATACCTGCACCTATGGCTGTCCTGTAAATACAGATGGACAGGGTATTTGCTCCAAAGCAATGATGATTATGTTTCCAATTATGGAGGCTGTCAGAAGCGGTGGAGATTTAGAGAATATCGGCGGAACTAGCAAATATAGCAAAGATATTGTATGTCCAGATGGCTGCGTTATGTTTAGGCTGACGGCAAAGAAACTTAGGAATGAGAATTTTTATAAGGGGAAGTTTTTTGATTAA
- a CDS encoding Fic family protein, which produces MFREVDVKKDKLDNRRPLPAGTVQSIREKLLLDWTYNSNAIEGNTLTLVETKVVLEGVTIGGKTLREHLEVINHKEAILYVEDIVKKREEFSEWQIITIHGLVLKGINDEYAGKYRDQNVIIAGAVHIPPDFLVLSELMRDFIVWYHSNEAKELHPIARATRVHGEFVKIHPFIDGNGRTARLLLNLELMKAGYPPIVIKNKNRVEYYEAFDKAHITGNYEDFENLIKDEVENSLDLYLSLV; this is translated from the coding sequence GTGTTTAGAGAAGTAGATGTTAAGAAAGATAAATTGGACAACCGTAGACCACTTCCAGCAGGAACAGTTCAGAGTATTAGAGAGAAATTACTTCTTGATTGGACATACAATTCTAATGCTATTGAAGGTAATACTTTAACTCTTGTAGAGACTAAAGTTGTATTAGAGGGAGTTACTATAGGAGGAAAGACATTAAGAGAGCATCTTGAAGTTATAAATCATAAAGAAGCAATTTTGTATGTTGAAGATATCGTAAAGAAACGAGAAGAGTTTTCAGAGTGGCAAATTATAACGATTCACGGTCTAGTATTAAAAGGAATTAATGATGAATATGCTGGGAAGTATAGAGATCAAAATGTGATCATAGCTGGTGCCGTACATATACCACCAGATTTCCTAGTATTAAGTGAGTTAATGAGAGATTTTATAGTATGGTATCACTCAAATGAGGCAAAAGAATTACATCCTATCGCAAGAGCTACAAGAGTACATGGTGAATTCGTAAAGATTCATCCTTTTATAGATGGTAATGGGAGAACTGCTAGATTACTTCTTAATTTAGAACTTATGAAAGCAGGTTATCCACCAATTGTTATTAAAAACAAAAATAGAGTAGAGTATTATGAAGCATTTGATAAAGCTCATATAACAGGTAATTATGAGGATTTCGAGAACTTAATAAAAGATGAGGTTGAAAATAGCTTGGATTTATATTTAAGTTTGGTATAA